Proteins found in one Corynebacterium sanguinis genomic segment:
- a CDS encoding TetR/AcrR family transcriptional regulator, protein MARREMSTDPRAVRTRATLIQATIVLLKTHRAETLSVSQIVKTGNLSRQVFYEHFADRDALLFAAAEKMIEPALEWTYTASNETKLLQKIVEALNQTARSYGDSLRNLCDGPIHWQVHSLAVQRMWPIMESEIAQRLNETGHQKPDEHIRCTAEFVASGVVERLTAAVRDQKSLEDVRRDLAMVRDTLSALDYGTP, encoded by the coding sequence GTGGCGAGACGCGAAATGAGCACCGATCCGCGAGCAGTGCGCACCCGCGCGACGCTGATTCAGGCAACGATCGTTTTGCTGAAGACGCACCGCGCGGAGACGCTGTCGGTGTCTCAGATTGTCAAGACCGGCAACCTGAGCCGACAGGTGTTCTACGAGCACTTTGCCGACCGCGACGCACTTTTGTTCGCGGCGGCGGAGAAGATGATCGAGCCGGCCCTCGAGTGGACCTACACCGCGTCGAATGAGACGAAGCTGCTGCAAAAGATCGTGGAAGCCCTGAATCAGACCGCGCGCTCCTACGGCGATTCGTTGCGCAACCTATGCGACGGCCCGATCCACTGGCAGGTCCATTCGCTCGCCGTGCAGCGCATGTGGCCGATCATGGAAAGCGAGATTGCGCAGCGGTTGAATGAGACGGGCCACCAGAAGCCTGACGAGCACATCCGCTGCACGGCGGAGTTCGTGGCCAGTGGCGTCGTCGAGCGCCTCACCGCGGCGGTGCGCGACCAGAAGAGCCTGGAGGACGTGCGCAGGGACTTAGCGATGGTTCGCGATACGCTCAGTGCCTTGGATTACGGCACTCCGTAG
- a CDS encoding cation diffusion facilitator family transporter, with protein MSGVDEASTGSGIDALPEKQGELLRKAVRLEWITIGVLVVTIALVGIVSGQSQAMKAAWYEDLLSLLPPIAFLVATRIIRRNPDAKHPYGHHRAIGVGHVVAGSALLAMGSFLLISSAIGLFNQEKPPIGTVVLFGHSIWLGWLMVAVMALSVIGPVILGRMKLKLAEPLQDKVLYADADMNKADWMTGVATIVGVLGVGLGIWWTDAVAAIVVSFSIVADGISNLRTAIRDLTDARPTDLDGNVHPILDTAVDAVKGVDWVHDAAARFRDLGHVLHVEVFVVPRSGHEVSVDKLREIETLLEDLDFQLHDIVVVPTTTIPEFLVKEDR; from the coding sequence ATGTCCGGCGTGGATGAAGCAAGCACCGGCTCCGGAATCGATGCCTTGCCGGAGAAGCAGGGTGAGCTACTGCGCAAGGCGGTGCGCCTGGAGTGGATCACCATCGGCGTGCTCGTGGTCACGATCGCCCTGGTCGGTATCGTGTCCGGCCAGTCCCAGGCGATGAAGGCGGCGTGGTACGAGGACCTGCTCTCCCTGCTGCCGCCGATCGCGTTTCTGGTGGCCACGCGCATCATCAGGAGAAACCCGGACGCGAAGCACCCCTACGGCCACCACCGGGCGATTGGAGTCGGGCACGTCGTGGCGGGCTCGGCGCTGCTGGCAATGGGCAGTTTCCTGCTCATCTCCTCTGCGATCGGCCTGTTCAATCAGGAAAAGCCCCCCATCGGCACCGTGGTACTGTTCGGCCACAGCATCTGGCTGGGCTGGCTCATGGTCGCGGTGATGGCCCTGTCCGTCATTGGCCCGGTGATCCTCGGCCGAATGAAGCTGAAGCTCGCCGAGCCGCTGCAAGACAAGGTGCTTTACGCCGACGCGGACATGAACAAAGCGGATTGGATGACCGGCGTGGCCACCATCGTCGGCGTGCTCGGCGTCGGGCTCGGCATCTGGTGGACGGATGCCGTGGCGGCCATCGTGGTGTCCTTCTCTATTGTTGCCGACGGCATCAGCAACCTGCGCACCGCAATCCGCGACCTCACCGACGCGCGCCCGACCGACCTCGACGGCAATGTTCACCCCATCCTGGACACGGCCGTTGATGCGGTCAAGGGCGTGGACTGGGTGCACGACGCGGCGGCGCGGTTCCGCGATTTGGGTCACGTGCTGCATGTGGAGGTGTTCGTGGTGCCGCGGTCGGGGCATGAGGTGAGTGTCGATAAGCTGCGCGAGATTGAAACGCTGCTGGAAGACCTCGACTTCCAGCTCCACGACATCGTGGTCGTGCCCACCACGACGATCCCGGAATTCCTGGTCAAAGAGGACCGCTGA
- a CDS encoding cold-shock protein, with protein sequence MAQGTVKWFNGDKGFGFIAPNDGSADVFVHFSEIQGSGYRNLEENQQVEYVVGEGAKGPQAQQVVAL encoded by the coding sequence ATGGCACAGGGTACTGTGAAATGGTTCAACGGCGACAAGGGCTTCGGCTTCATCGCTCCCAACGACGGCTCCGCGGACGTGTTCGTCCACTTCTCCGAGATCCAGGGCAGCGGCTACCGCAACCTTGAGGAGAACCAGCAGGTCGAGTACGTGGTCGGCGAGGGCGCCAAGGGCCCTCAGGCCCAGCAGGTCGTAGCCCTCTAA
- a CDS encoding transporter substrate-binding domain-containing protein, which produces MPRDVEGTYDRAVGGTLVVGVSEHEPWTSVNDATGEVSGSEAELIRGFADSIDADVEYKVASESVLAGWIEDGEIDVMIGGLTATSPWVSHMALTRPYTTVTSESGSDEKMVMGVPMGENKLMVELERYLARAEGEI; this is translated from the coding sequence TTGCCCCGCGATGTTGAGGGAACCTACGACCGCGCGGTGGGCGGAACGCTCGTCGTCGGCGTGTCCGAGCACGAGCCGTGGACCAGCGTGAATGATGCGACCGGCGAGGTCTCGGGCTCGGAGGCCGAGCTCATTCGCGGGTTCGCGGATTCGATAGATGCGGACGTGGAGTACAAGGTGGCGTCGGAAAGCGTGCTGGCGGGTTGGATCGAGGACGGTGAGATTGACGTCATGATCGGCGGGCTCACCGCAACCTCGCCCTGGGTGAGCCACATGGCCCTGACGCGCCCGTATACGACCGTGACCAGCGAAAGCGGCAGCGACGAGAAGATGGTCATGGGCGTGCCAATGGGGGAGAACAAGCTGATGGTGGAACTCGAGCGCTACCTGGCGCGCGCGGAGGGAGAGATCTGA
- a CDS encoding App1 family protein → MGLADVVWSAERRLVRSQVRRHARAGWQPRATGFTGYGSPERARVVGRVLMHNPADSHEHSTVQRGWRQFVTTPVPDAPVTVELGSQRIDARTNDEGYFEVLILGHGLEPGWHDATVSVALGESHEAAPVHIISDEVTRAIISDVDDTIMVTMLPRAALAAWNSWVKKTNTRQPVPGMAQFFEALRESSEPVFYLSTGAWNTYDTLVDFIDRHSLPRGPLLLTDWGPTQTGLFRSGPEHKRVQLRNLIIDFPNITWTLVGDDGQHDPMIYSDVVFEHPDKVELVAIRELSPSEHILAHGSTTTIQQPGNYQGTPSISGTDGYALVSEWDKLRSTV, encoded by the coding sequence ATGGGTTTAGCGGATGTTGTGTGGTCAGCTGAAAGGCGCCTGGTGCGTTCCCAGGTGCGTCGTCACGCGCGCGCGGGTTGGCAACCGCGCGCCACGGGGTTTACGGGCTACGGCAGCCCAGAGCGCGCACGCGTGGTGGGCAGGGTGCTGATGCACAATCCCGCAGACAGCCACGAACACAGCACGGTGCAGCGCGGCTGGCGGCAGTTTGTTACTACCCCGGTGCCCGACGCCCCCGTCACGGTCGAGCTTGGCAGCCAGCGTATCGACGCCCGCACCAACGACGAGGGTTACTTCGAGGTTCTCATCCTCGGCCACGGGCTAGAACCCGGCTGGCACGACGCCACGGTCAGCGTCGCCCTCGGCGAGAGCCACGAGGCCGCACCGGTGCACATCATTTCCGACGAGGTCACCCGCGCGATCATTTCCGATGTAGATGACACCATCATGGTCACGATGCTGCCACGCGCGGCGCTCGCGGCGTGGAACTCATGGGTGAAAAAGACCAACACCCGCCAGCCCGTGCCCGGCATGGCGCAGTTTTTCGAGGCGCTGCGCGAGTCGTCGGAGCCAGTGTTTTACCTCTCCACGGGTGCGTGGAACACCTACGACACCCTGGTGGACTTCATCGACCGCCACAGTCTTCCGCGGGGCCCGCTCCTGCTGACGGATTGGGGACCGACCCAGACCGGCCTGTTCCGCTCGGGCCCGGAACACAAGCGCGTCCAGCTGCGCAACCTGATCATCGATTTCCCCAACATCACCTGGACGTTGGTGGGCGACGACGGCCAGCACGACCCGATGATCTACTCCGATGTCGTCTTCGAGCACCCCGACAAGGTGGAGCTGGTGGCGATCCGCGAGCTCTCGCCCTCGGAGCACATACTTGCCCACGGCAGCACCACCACCATCCAGCAGCCCGGCAATTACCAAGGCACGCCCTCGATTTCCGGCACCGATGGCTACGCGCTCGTATCTGAGTGGGACAAACTGCGCAGCACGGTTTAG
- a CDS encoding class I SAM-dependent methyltransferase, whose product MSHLPTLTAYGDRADEYAALLGSIKTTHLTDRKLIAGWAEGVCGEILDVGCGPGHWSAFLHGRGAVIRGIDPVKRFIEIASGLYPDVEYSQGSFSDLEPESADGILAWYSLIHMEEYEVVEALQQCHTALCPEGTLLVGFFEGPQHEKFGHAVCPAFFWPVSQMCLLLDRSGFVVEQTSRRHDSGARPHGAIVARRR is encoded by the coding sequence ATGTCTCACCTCCCAACGCTAACGGCCTACGGTGACCGAGCCGACGAATACGCCGCTCTCCTCGGATCGATCAAAACAACTCACCTGACGGACCGAAAACTTATCGCTGGCTGGGCTGAAGGCGTATGCGGTGAAATCCTTGATGTTGGGTGCGGCCCCGGGCACTGGTCCGCTTTCCTACACGGGCGCGGGGCAGTCATCCGCGGAATAGACCCCGTTAAGCGCTTCATTGAGATAGCTTCCGGTCTGTATCCCGATGTCGAATACAGCCAGGGTTCATTCAGCGACCTTGAGCCGGAATCCGCCGATGGAATCCTCGCCTGGTACTCGCTCATCCACATGGAAGAGTACGAGGTAGTAGAAGCTCTCCAGCAGTGCCACACGGCACTATGCCCGGAAGGAACTTTGTTAGTCGGGTTCTTTGAGGGGCCCCAACACGAGAAATTCGGCCACGCAGTTTGCCCCGCCTTCTTCTGGCCCGTCTCACAGATGTGCTTGCTCTTAGATCGTTCCGGTTTCGTTGTCGAGCAGACAAGTAGAAGGCATGATTCGGGTGCCCGGCCTCACGGCGCGATCGTCGCTCGACGGCGTTGA
- a CDS encoding glutaminase, whose protein sequence is MPTPVPEYLNRILDLVRNEDGGEVADYIEDLSNADPDKLGLALCTTSGHLYSVGDDDCEFSIQSISKPFAYALALEELGPEEVHRIVGVEPSGDAYNAISLDEHNRPSNPMINAGAIAVNQLINGADSCVEDRVEKIRAFFSQLAGRDLRIDEDLVEHELETADRNMAIAHLLSEFDVVNDVPYDAVNSYTQQCSIMVTVKDLALMAATLANGGVQPITGERVLSSTASQVTQAVMTSAGMYDGSGRWMVDVGIPAKSGVAGGLIGTMPGQLGIASLSPRLNEQGNSVRGVKIFKEISTTLGLNLMGSDYYSAPGIKAVLRRKDATVVQLQGMINFAAAEKILHDLEEYRLVGSALVLDVSHVTSFNKAGRLLIKEGVRSIRDNGYDVSIYDPDSAMPDYEFSDGTHLEAVKDFSTSFTIDVPRDKVYKAITQPNQWWEETIETTDGSAGEKGGEFRFDNDEQYAEFSVAEARAGDRLVWHVEPSGSDREDKQWSDTDLIFDLEDADDGSTKVTFTHRGMHEQEENYDKIAKAWEKRLSDQLEPLIRDS, encoded by the coding sequence ATGCCGACACCTGTACCCGAGTACCTCAACAGAATCCTTGACCTCGTCCGCAACGAAGACGGCGGCGAGGTAGCTGACTACATCGAGGACTTAAGCAACGCCGACCCAGACAAGCTCGGCCTGGCGCTGTGCACGACTTCCGGCCACCTCTACTCGGTCGGCGACGACGACTGCGAGTTCTCGATCCAGTCCATCTCCAAGCCGTTTGCCTACGCGCTCGCCTTGGAAGAGCTTGGCCCCGAGGAGGTCCACCGGATTGTGGGCGTTGAACCCTCGGGTGACGCGTACAACGCGATCTCCCTCGACGAACACAACCGCCCCTCGAACCCGATGATCAACGCCGGTGCCATCGCGGTGAACCAGCTCATCAACGGCGCCGACTCCTGCGTCGAGGATCGAGTGGAGAAGATCCGCGCGTTCTTCTCCCAGCTCGCCGGCCGCGATCTGCGTATCGACGAAGACCTAGTCGAGCACGAGCTGGAGACGGCCGACCGCAACATGGCGATTGCGCACCTGCTCAGCGAGTTCGACGTTGTCAACGACGTGCCCTACGATGCCGTGAACTCGTACACGCAACAGTGCTCGATCATGGTCACGGTCAAAGACCTCGCCCTCATGGCCGCGACGCTGGCCAACGGCGGGGTGCAGCCGATCACGGGCGAGCGCGTGCTGTCCTCCACGGCAAGCCAGGTCACCCAGGCGGTGATGACCTCGGCCGGGATGTACGACGGGTCCGGGCGCTGGATGGTGGACGTTGGTATTCCGGCGAAGTCGGGCGTCGCGGGAGGGCTCATCGGCACGATGCCGGGGCAGTTGGGCATAGCGTCGTTAAGCCCAAGGCTCAATGAGCAGGGAAACTCGGTGCGAGGGGTGAAGATCTTCAAGGAGATCTCCACCACCCTCGGGCTCAACTTGATGGGCTCGGACTACTACTCCGCGCCCGGCATCAAGGCCGTGCTGCGGCGTAAGGACGCGACGGTGGTGCAGCTTCAGGGCATGATCAACTTCGCGGCCGCTGAGAAGATCCTCCACGACTTGGAGGAGTACCGCCTCGTGGGTTCTGCGCTCGTGCTTGATGTGTCGCACGTGACCTCGTTCAATAAGGCGGGCCGCCTGCTGATCAAGGAGGGCGTGCGTTCCATCCGCGACAACGGCTACGACGTGTCCATCTACGACCCGGATTCCGCGATGCCGGACTACGAGTTCTCCGACGGCACGCATCTCGAAGCGGTCAAGGACTTCTCCACCTCGTTCACTATCGACGTACCGCGCGACAAGGTCTACAAGGCGATTACCCAGCCGAACCAGTGGTGGGAGGAAACCATCGAAACCACCGACGGCTCCGCTGGCGAGAAGGGCGGGGAGTTCCGCTTCGACAACGATGAGCAGTACGCGGAGTTCAGCGTCGCCGAGGCCCGCGCCGGGGACCGCCTGGTGTGGCACGTGGAGCCGTCGGGAAGCGACCGCGAGGACAAGCAGTGGAGCGACACCGACCTCATCTTCGACCTCGAAGATGCCGACGACGGCTCGACCAAGGTCACGTTTACCCACCGCGGCATGCACGAGCAGGAGGAAAACTACGACAAGATCGCTAAGGCGTGGGAAAAGCGCCTGTCTGACCAGCTCGAACCGCTGATCCGCGACAGCTAA
- a CDS encoding alpha-amylase family protein, with the protein MTTADTIWWHVYPLGATGAPIRNRVEGDADHRLRTLGPWLDYLIELGCNGLLLGPIFESVGHGYDTLDHYAIDARLGTDEDFDWLIEQCQARGINVMLDGVFNHVARTHPAVQDGLAGDTDWEGHGELATLHHDDPRVRDMVTDIMCHWLRRGITGWRLDVAYSVPADFWADVLARVRAEFPDAMFLGEVIHGDYAGIATAGTMDSVTQYELWKALWSSLHDANFFELDHALGRHQDIAQRVLPNTFVGNHDVDRIASKIGQDKAVIATALLLTLPGMPSIYYGDEQGFVGLRTEGFEADDAVRPELPATPAELSELGCWIYAEHQALIGLRRRHPWLTRASVEVTDLSNETISLRCFTDEHELLVDAWLTSPVGVRVHSGGETLYEFSGS; encoded by the coding sequence ATGACCACCGCTGACACCATCTGGTGGCACGTCTACCCGCTGGGGGCCACCGGCGCGCCGATCCGCAACAGGGTCGAGGGGGACGCGGACCACCGCCTGCGCACACTCGGCCCCTGGCTCGACTACCTCATCGAGCTCGGTTGCAACGGCCTGCTCCTCGGGCCGATCTTCGAGTCCGTCGGGCACGGCTACGACACGCTTGACCACTACGCCATCGACGCGCGCTTGGGTACCGACGAGGACTTCGACTGGCTGATCGAGCAGTGCCAGGCCCGTGGGATCAACGTCATGCTCGACGGGGTATTCAACCATGTGGCGCGAACGCACCCGGCGGTTCAAGACGGCCTAGCCGGCGACACCGATTGGGAGGGCCACGGCGAGCTCGCCACCCTGCACCACGACGATCCGCGCGTGCGCGACATGGTCACCGACATCATGTGCCACTGGCTGCGCCGCGGCATCACCGGCTGGCGCCTCGACGTCGCCTACTCGGTGCCGGCAGATTTCTGGGCGGATGTCCTCGCCCGAGTTCGTGCTGAGTTCCCGGACGCGATGTTCCTCGGCGAGGTCATCCACGGCGACTACGCCGGGATCGCGACCGCGGGCACGATGGACTCCGTTACGCAGTACGAGCTGTGGAAAGCACTCTGGTCCTCGCTGCATGACGCGAACTTCTTCGAGCTCGACCACGCCCTTGGCCGCCACCAGGACATCGCGCAGCGGGTCCTGCCCAACACGTTCGTGGGCAATCACGACGTCGACCGCATCGCCTCGAAGATCGGCCAGGACAAGGCGGTCATCGCGACGGCCCTGCTGCTCACGCTGCCGGGCATGCCGTCGATCTACTACGGCGACGAGCAGGGCTTCGTGGGCCTGCGCACGGAAGGCTTCGAGGCCGACGATGCGGTACGCCCCGAGCTGCCGGCCACCCCGGCGGAGCTCTCCGAGCTCGGGTGCTGGATCTACGCCGAGCACCAGGCGCTCATCGGGCTGCGCCGCCGCCACCCCTGGCTAACGCGCGCGAGCGTAGAAGTCACCGACTTAAGCAACGAGACCATCTCGCTGCGCTGCTTCACCGACGAGCACGAGCTGCTTGTCGACGCCTGGCTGACGTCCCCGGTCGGCGTGCGCGTGCACTCAGGCGGCGAGACGCTCTACGAGTTCTCTGGCTCTTAG
- the bioB gene encoding biotin synthase BioB, whose product MSAPSTLDTARTKVLERGESLSEAEILEVLSIDDEHLTELLELAHEVRIKHCGVEVSLEGIISLKTGGCPEDCHFCSQSGLFESPVRAVRLNIEELVEGARQSAKMGASEFCIVAAVKGPTERLLDQVKDAIAAINAEVDISISASLGILSRDQARQLREMGVSRYNHNFETARSFFPNVVTTHTWDERKNTLEFVRAEGMEVCCGGIIGLGETLEQRAEFAAQLAEVTPHEVPMNFLDPRPGTPFADRPLVPQGEALRAVAAFRLAMPTAQLRFAGGTELALGDDGTEKGLLGGANAIIGGNYLTTAGRPIEADRDAVDRVTSLGIPAVYDTIKAL is encoded by the coding sequence ATGAGCGCACCCAGCACCCTCGACACCGCACGCACGAAAGTCCTCGAGCGCGGCGAGAGCCTTAGCGAGGCCGAAATCCTCGAGGTCTTAAGCATTGACGACGAGCACCTCACCGAGCTCCTCGAGCTCGCCCACGAGGTGCGCATCAAGCACTGCGGTGTCGAGGTCAGCTTGGAAGGCATCATCTCGCTCAAAACCGGCGGCTGCCCCGAGGACTGTCACTTCTGCTCCCAGTCCGGCTTGTTCGAATCTCCCGTGCGCGCGGTGAGGCTCAACATCGAAGAACTTGTCGAGGGCGCGCGCCAGTCCGCCAAGATGGGCGCGAGCGAGTTCTGCATTGTCGCGGCGGTGAAGGGCCCCACGGAGCGCCTCCTCGACCAGGTCAAAGACGCTATCGCGGCGATCAACGCAGAGGTAGACATCTCCATTTCCGCCTCCCTGGGCATCCTGAGCCGCGACCAGGCCCGCCAGCTGCGCGAGATGGGGGTGAGCCGCTACAACCACAACTTCGAAACGGCGCGTTCCTTCTTCCCCAACGTGGTCACCACCCACACCTGGGACGAGCGCAAAAACACCCTCGAGTTCGTCCGCGCCGAGGGCATGGAGGTCTGCTGCGGCGGCATCATCGGCCTCGGCGAGACGCTCGAGCAGCGCGCGGAGTTCGCCGCCCAGCTCGCCGAGGTTACACCCCACGAGGTGCCGATGAACTTCCTCGACCCCCGCCCCGGCACCCCCTTCGCCGACCGCCCCTTGGTGCCTCAGGGCGAGGCGCTGCGCGCGGTCGCCGCGTTCCGGCTTGCCATGCCCACCGCGCAGCTGCGCTTCGCCGGCGGCACTGAGCTCGCGCTCGGCGACGACGGCACCGAGAAAGGCCTGCTCGGAGGCGCCAACGCGATTATCGGCGGCAACTACCTCACCACCGCCGGCCGGCCAATCGAGGCCGACCGTGACGCCGTGGACCGCGTGACCAGCCTCGGTATCCCCGCGGTCTACGACACCATCAAGGCCCTCTAG
- the manA gene encoding mannose-6-phosphate isomerase, class I yields the protein MALKLTGTMHTYEWGHEELIAGLQGRTPSGQPEAELWFGAHPSAPALTSEGPLDEVIERESGKQLPFLVKLLAAKRPLSLQAHPSLEQAREGFARENAAGIPLDAPHRNYKDDNHKPELLIALTPFRAIAGFQPIERTLTLLRTFDLPQLAELERTLDDASLNTADRLARALKLALTVDAAEAVAQRAAELAAGDSECKGTAANLAFIAREYPGDNGVVAALLLNHVSLEPGEALFLAAGNLHAYLCGMGVEVMANSNNVLRGGMTSKHIDSDELFSVLKFVTLDNPTAQLVDGSFNVPVDDFSVSPTSGGEPVAGPAIVINTAGELAVGDVRLGPGEASWVGAHEGCVPVEGVAAAGFVVR from the coding sequence GTGGCCCTGAAGCTCACCGGAACGATGCACACCTACGAGTGGGGCCACGAGGAACTCATCGCGGGCCTGCAGGGGCGCACACCTTCCGGTCAGCCCGAGGCGGAGCTGTGGTTTGGCGCGCACCCGAGCGCCCCTGCGCTGACGAGCGAGGGCCCACTCGACGAGGTTATTGAGCGCGAGTCCGGTAAGCAGCTGCCATTTTTGGTGAAGCTCCTCGCGGCAAAAAGGCCGCTGTCGTTGCAGGCGCACCCGTCGCTCGAGCAGGCCCGCGAGGGCTTCGCGCGCGAGAACGCCGCCGGCATCCCGCTCGATGCGCCCCACCGTAATTACAAGGACGACAACCACAAGCCGGAGCTGCTCATCGCCCTGACTCCGTTTCGCGCGATTGCCGGTTTCCAGCCCATCGAGCGCACCCTCACGCTGCTGCGCACCTTCGACCTGCCGCAGCTCGCCGAGTTGGAGCGCACGCTTGACGACGCCTCCCTCAACACCGCCGATCGCCTCGCCCGCGCGTTGAAGCTAGCGCTGACCGTGGATGCCGCCGAGGCGGTGGCGCAGCGCGCGGCCGAGCTCGCGGCGGGGGACTCGGAGTGTAAAGGCACCGCCGCCAACCTGGCGTTCATCGCGCGGGAGTACCCCGGCGACAACGGCGTGGTTGCCGCGCTGCTGCTCAACCACGTTTCCCTCGAGCCCGGTGAGGCACTGTTTCTCGCTGCCGGCAACCTGCACGCCTACCTGTGCGGGATGGGCGTGGAGGTCATGGCCAACTCGAACAACGTGTTGCGCGGCGGGATGACCAGCAAGCACATTGACTCCGACGAGCTGTTTTCGGTCCTTAAGTTCGTCACCCTGGATAACCCGACGGCGCAGCTTGTCGACGGCTCCTTCAACGTCCCGGTCGACGATTTCAGCGTCTCCCCGACATCTGGCGGCGAACCCGTCGCCGGCCCGGCCATCGTGATCAATACTGCGGGTGAGCTGGCGGTTGGCGACGTTAGGCTCGGCCCCGGCGAGGCGTCGTGGGTTGGCGCGCACGAGGGGTGCGTGCCGGTCGAGGGCGTCGCCGCGGCAGGTTTTGTGGTGAGGTAG
- a CDS encoding M20/M25/M40 family metallo-hydrolase yields the protein MNQDTPLVETTVTLLKELIRNACVNDLTADSGNEVRNANTLERFFEGTGVRVQRFEPHPSRVSIAFTVEGTDADAEPLTLLGHTDVVPVDPAKWTRDPFGAEEVDGRIYGRGATDMLYITAAMAAVTREVATSANRPKGTLTFVGCADEEARGGLGAGWIAEHEPDTFSWRNCLSEEGGSHLPVADGSDAVVVVVGEKGAAQRRLTVHGDAGHGSTPYGRELTVGLIAEVARRIAAMEPDVISDELWEGYVRAFRFDDATQQALIGGSSFDSLGDLARYSHAMSHLTIAPTVLRAGRAINVLPSEAYLELDIRPLPGQTQEDIDAALREALGDLAEHVTIEHLITEDATVSPASGPLYDAIVDTIGGFFDDAPVVPTIAAGGSDLRFGRRKGGVGYGFALHHRGRTLGDVLDLLHSHDEYVEVADVELTVKAYRSLVKRFIGA from the coding sequence ATGAATCAAGACACCCCCCTTGTTGAGACAACTGTCACTTTGCTCAAAGAGCTCATCCGCAACGCCTGCGTCAACGACCTCACCGCCGATTCCGGAAACGAAGTCCGCAACGCCAACACGCTGGAACGTTTTTTCGAGGGCACAGGCGTGCGGGTGCAGCGCTTCGAGCCGCACCCGTCCCGCGTCTCCATCGCCTTCACGGTTGAAGGCACCGACGCAGACGCGGAGCCGCTCACGCTGCTCGGCCACACCGACGTCGTGCCCGTCGACCCGGCCAAGTGGACGCGCGACCCCTTCGGCGCCGAGGAGGTCGACGGGCGGATCTACGGCCGCGGGGCCACGGACATGCTCTACATCACCGCCGCGATGGCGGCCGTCACACGCGAGGTTGCCACATCGGCAAACCGCCCGAAAGGCACCCTGACGTTCGTCGGCTGCGCGGACGAGGAGGCCCGCGGCGGGCTCGGCGCCGGGTGGATCGCCGAGCACGAACCGGACACGTTTAGCTGGCGCAACTGCCTCTCCGAAGAGGGCGGCAGCCACCTGCCCGTGGCCGACGGCAGCGACGCCGTGGTCGTCGTCGTCGGCGAGAAGGGCGCAGCGCAGCGCAGGTTGACCGTCCACGGAGATGCCGGCCACGGGTCTACGCCCTACGGCCGCGAACTCACCGTCGGGCTCATCGCTGAGGTCGCGCGGCGTATCGCGGCGATGGAACCCGACGTGATCAGCGACGAGCTGTGGGAGGGCTACGTGCGCGCCTTCCGCTTCGACGACGCCACGCAGCAGGCGCTCATCGGCGGCTCATCGTTCGACTCACTGGGCGATCTCGCCCGCTACTCGCACGCGATGAGCCACCTAACCATCGCACCGACGGTGCTGCGCGCCGGCCGCGCCATCAACGTCCTGCCTTCAGAGGCCTACCTCGAGCTCGATATCCGGCCGCTACCGGGTCAGACCCAGGAGGACATCGACGCCGCGTTGCGCGAGGCGCTCGGCGACCTGGCCGAGCACGTCACCATCGAGCATCTCATCACCGAGGACGCCACCGTCTCGCCCGCCTCCGGCCCGCTTTACGACGCCATCGTGGACACCATCGGCGGGTTCTTCGACGACGCGCCCGTGGTTCCCACCATCGCCGCCGGCGGCTCCGACCTGCGCTTTGGGCGTCGCAAAGGCGGCGTGGGCTACGGCTTCGCCCTCCACCACCGCGGGCGCACGCTTGGCGACGTCCTCGACCTGCTCCACTCCCACGACGAGTACGTCGAGGTCGCCGACGTGGAGCTCACGGTCAAGGCGTACCGCTCGCTGGTGAAGCGCTTTATCGGCGCCTAA